The Pan troglodytes isolate AG18354 chromosome 17, NHGRI_mPanTro3-v2.0_pri, whole genome shotgun sequence genome includes a region encoding these proteins:
- the TMEM200C gene encoding transmembrane protein 200C: protein MIATGGLLRISARKQDPLRPPSQIPKRKRKAKKRRKNDVVVVKGKLKLCSISGLIALCGILVLLVGIAMAVVGYWPKATGTNREGGKQLPPAGSSHRVPTTANSSSSGSKNRSRSHPRAPGGVSSSSAGAPRSTPPARAASPSSSSTSVGFFFRIFSGYLHSDKLKVFGPLIMGIGIFLFICANAVLHENRDKKTKIINLRDLYSTVIDVHSLRAKDLAAAAAAAAASSSSSAPAAAPPGAIPLNGFLSYVQSRGLELKPGSCGGAGDAFGAAAMLAKGSWPPHPAALSGGRPRGAASPPDLASSPRCPREPPSLVEAVYSVYRERSGVAGRRRAAAATAAAAASSCSSPAPCSPPESWGRQSTASSFVDSSLSAFALLPLQGDRDRGGDAEGASCSWQRPPGERGSQEIPRGELDLSMTNLRGAEGSMRGARQELEEPEGAVAARAARGQGGRLPRTGRYAALRRRSTSGLPDYRAPPSPEPPPSPGSADPDSSPLAKAASPSPPLRLEGSPPTRRDSGSSQSDDPSSSNKGYTPLREAGTSTESVLDAVAGQTRDSVAAPVLGAEQSSPEGASQEPPTAEQPQPVQRQFTNKEKLIMISRSHAIGVEEELESTGI, encoded by the coding sequence ATGATCGCCACCGGCGGCCTGCTAAGGATTTCCGCCAGAAAGCAGGATCCACTCCGCCCCCCAAGCCAGATACCCAAGCGCAAGCGGAAAGCCAAGAAGAGACGCAAGAACGACGTGGTGGTGGTGAAAGGCAAGCTGAAGCTGTGCTCCATCTCAGGGCTCATCGCCCTCTGTGGGATCCTGGTGCTGCTGGTGGGCATAGCCATGGCGGTGGTGGGCTACTGGCCCAAGGCCACCGGGACCAATCGGGAGGGGGGTAAGCAGCTGCCGCCTGCGGGCAGCAGCCACCGCGTCCCAACCACGGCCAACAGCAGTAGCAGTGGCAGCAAAAACCGGTCCAGGAGCCACCCTAGGGCTCCAGGGGGTGTCAGCTCCAGTTCCGCGGGCGCGCCCAGGAGCACGCCTCCAGCACGAGccgcctccccttcctcctcctccacgtCCGTGGGCTTCTTCTTCCGCATCTTCTCTGGCTACCTGCACTCTGACAAGCTCAAGGTCTTCGGGCCCCTCATCATGGGCATCGGCATCTTCCTCTTCATCTGCGCAAACGCGGTCCTCCACGAGAACCGGGACAAGAAGACCAAAATCATCAACCTGCGGGACCTCTACTCCACCGTCATCGACGTGCACAGCCTCCGCGCCAAAGACCTGGCGGCCGCCGCCGCGGCCGCAGCCGCCTCTTCGTCGTCGTCTGCCCCCGCCGCGGCGCCCCCCGGGGCCATACCGCTCAACGGCTTCCTCAGCTACGTGCAGTCGCGGGGCCTGGAGCTGAAGCCCGGGAGCTGCGGTGGCGCCGGGGACGCCTTCGGAGCGGCGGCGATGCTGGCCAAGGGCTCGTGGCCTCCTCACCCCGCGGCGCTGAGCGGCGGCCGCCCTCGGGGCGCCGCGTCCCCGCCGGACCTGGCCTCTTCCCCGCGCTGCCCGCGGGAGCCCCCGAGCCTGGTCGAGGCCGTGTACAGCGTCTACCGCGAGCGCTCGGGCGTGGCAGGCCGTCGCCGGGCCGCCGCTGCCACCGCCGCCGCAGCCGCTAGCAGCTGCAGCAGTCCGGCGCCCTGCAGCCCACCCGAGAGCTGGGGGCGCCAGAGCACCGCCAGCTCCTTCGTGGACTCCTCGCTGAGCGCCTTCGCGCTGCTGCCCTTGCAAGGGGACCGCGATAGGGGCGGGGACGCGGAGGGCGCGAGCTGCAGCTGGCAGAGGCCTCCGGGGGAACGCGGCTCCCAGGAGATCCCGAGGGGCGAGCTCGACCTGAGCATGACCAACCTCCGCGGCGCAGAGGGCAGCATGCGCGGGGCGcgccaggagctggaggagccCGAGGGCGCGGTAGCGGCGCGCGCCGCCAGGGGGCAGGGCGGCCGCCTGCCCAGGACCGGCAGGTACGCGGCCTTGCGGCGCCGCAGCACCAGCGGGCTCCCGGACTACCGGGCGCCGCCGTCCCCCGAGCCCCCGCCCTCCCCGGGGAGTGCGGACCCGGACTCCAGCCCTCTGGCCAAAGCCGCCTCCCCCTCGCCACCCCTGCGGCTGGAGGGCTCGCCCCCCACCAGGCGGGACTCCGGGAGCTCCCAGTCGGATGACCCATCCAGCAGCAATAAGGGCTACACACCCCTGCGGGAGGCCGGCACCTCCACCGAGTCGGTCTTGGACGCAGTAGCTGGTCAAACGCGAGACTCTGTGGCCGCCCCCGTTCTGGGTGCGGAGCAGAGCTCGCCGGAGGGTGCCAGCCAGGAGCCACCCACGGCCGAGCAACCTCAGCCGGTGCAGAGGCAGTTTACAAACAAGGAGAAACTCATCATGATTTCCAG